One Yimella lutea DNA window includes the following coding sequences:
- a CDS encoding urease subunit gamma: protein MHLMPSDTEKLLLAVAGMVARDRLARGVKLNHPESVALLSTWVIEHARDGASVTQLMEEGREVLTADQVMNGVAEMIHDVQVEATFPDGRKLVTLHHPVQGGSAEAPGATRPAQTEREINPRPADERISLTLTNTGDRPIQVGSHFHLPDTNPALEFDRAAAQGFRLDVPSGTSVRFEPGVSREVSAVSLRGERVVAGLQVKQNAR, encoded by the coding sequence GCTGGCCGTGGCCGGCATGGTGGCCCGCGACCGGCTCGCGCGCGGGGTGAAGCTCAACCACCCCGAGTCCGTAGCACTGCTGTCGACCTGGGTGATCGAACACGCTCGTGACGGAGCGTCGGTGACGCAATTGATGGAGGAAGGACGCGAGGTGCTCACGGCCGACCAGGTGATGAACGGCGTCGCCGAGATGATTCACGACGTCCAGGTCGAGGCGACTTTCCCGGACGGACGCAAGCTGGTCACCTTGCACCATCCCGTGCAAGGCGGGTCGGCCGAAGCGCCCGGCGCAACCAGACCGGCGCAGACCGAGCGAGAAATCAATCCGCGTCCGGCCGACGAGCGCATCTCGCTCACCCTCACGAACACCGGTGACCGTCCGATCCAAGTCGGCTCGCACTTCCACCTGCCCGACACCAATCCGGCACTCGAGTTCGATCGCGCTGCGGCGCAGGGGTTCCGGCTCGATGTGCCGAGCGGCACGTCCGTCCGATTCGAACCGGGCGTTTCCCGCGAGGTGAGTGCCGTCAGCCTGCGCGGCGAACGCGTGGTGGCCGGCCTGCAGGTGAAGCAGAACGCGCGATGA